GTTTAGGAAGAGTTTAATAATCCCATTATTCATAAATCTGAAAGTTGCTCCAATGAAATAATTCAACAAAAGATGTAATAACACTATCAATAAACACAATAACATACATAACACTTCAAATTCTGTTAAACACTTTCAACTTTTGCCATAAAATGAAATTCACACTGAAATTCTGCAGTTATTTGGTTAACATAGGATTTAGGGAAAAGTATGTAGTATTATTGAACCATGATAGCAAGCTGAAGACACATAAGCATTTATGTTTGGCACTTTTAGAACTACCCTTGTGCAAGATGTGGGTTTTGTACAAACAGTATTCATTACATAAACAGATTAATACAGCACTAAGCAGCACTTCTGATCCACAAGAGAACATTctaatatgaaaacattattatagaCATTTATGGAATATTAGATGACAATGTGCTGGTTGATCCTCTAAAGCAcactgtatcatatttgaaatGCAAATTTCCAAGGTTTCAaaactatacttaaaaaaaaaataaaacattattttctatttttaatattctgtCTAATTATTCAACAGTCTgttcatcttcaaaaaaaaaaaaccaacaacatctAATATCTGTACTTGTGCAATCCATGTAAGAATGGTTATGAAGAACCTACACAAGATCAGCTGTTTCATGAATAAGAGCCATTGATTGGTTGTTTGTGACTGTAAGTGTACTGTAAAAGGCTGCTGAATGTGATCTTAGCTGTGCTCCAGtttgttgctttgtttgtttCTCATGGCGCTCTGTGTGACAGTGGACAGGGATGATCGAGACACGCTGGCCATCTCCACAATCTCAATGTCCTTACAGGTCAAACAAGCCACCAGCTTCTGCCTGGACGCACTGGGGGCAAAAATGAACTCGTGACACACTCCAGCCAGCACTGCACCTAGGATTGGACCGATCCAGTAGACCTGAAAACAACAGAAAGCATGGATACATAGCATtttaaaaactgaagaaaaaaaagccttttaCATTGATATTCATCTCTTTACCTGTGTGCTAGCAATGCTATGAACTCTTCAGATTTCTAGTTTGAACAGCAGAAGTAAACCATAGGGTAAACTCCAATCGAAATACATTGGAGACCATAACAAACAATATTGGGCaaacttacttttaaaagtaatgcattaaaatattgcattaccccctaaaaaaaagtaactaataacattacttagttactttttatggaaaataatgttatattacatatgggttactttttaaatctgggctgggcttgcttgtttgtttttaatataatgaatgaattaaatgttcATTCACGTCTACATTACCGCATCTAAAACAAAACTTTCTGCTGTGCTGCTACTCTGGATTACATGAAGATAGGATGCAGGAGAAAATTAGCTTTATTAGAAActccattgtttgtttgtttgtttgtttgtttgtttttgtaatttaatgctgGTGTAATTTCTCACAAAGTACTtttcataaatgtatataaaataaatgtaaaaaatgcaagtCTGTGAAAAGAGTCCATATAAAAGTACTAATTAGCTACATAGAAAAATCTAATTGTGAATCAAATTTGTCAAAAGAGCTCCTTAAATGGTTAcataacccaaaaatgaaatttaggcTGCGTTTTACTCAACCCTGAGGCCTCATGACGTACGAGGTCAGCATCGCACTGTTGAGTCTCGTCAAAACAATGCTTGTTTACTAgttttttgggtgagctaaccctttaaatatAGTTTAGCTTTGCTTACCCAGTGATGTTCCCAATATCCAAGTATTATAGCGGGACCAAGAGAGCGAGCAGGGTTCAGGCTGGCTCCAGAAAACCTCCCCTAAATCCACACACACATAGGTTTCATTtagtgttgctattattatttgtatttgcaaTAATAAATGGTGATAAAGAACAGAATAAAGGGAtcattatttgtataaaaaaaaaatgaatctaataaaaaaattgctGTCAAAGGGACACTACATTCAGTTTTCCTTTCACTCGACTGTAAAGCACTGGCAATATGCTggtcgtgctgcttaatattactGTAGAAACCAAGAtaaattgtttttcattgtttttcaaagttcataaaaaaaatgtttaactttgtAGATGacttatcaatttaatgcatggtTGAATACAGAAAATTTTAATTTCTAATGTAAAAGAAAATCTTTTTCTCTTTACATATAAACATTTGCTAGTTACATGAATGCAGATTGCAGCTGAAGCTGCCTTACAAATTTGATGGAGTGTATTAtgcaaaaataatagtaatagttaAATGATAATAAAGCAGTGTCCACAAAACATCAAAACTTAAATTGTCAAAACAATCAAAGTCAATCAAAACACGTTTACAGTCCACATCCAGAGCTCTCTCACGTTTGCACACACTCACAGCGATGAAGATGGCAGTGGTCACAGCAAATCCAATGGCCAGATTCCCTGGTTCATTTACTTCTCTCCTGCGTTGATCTTCCACTGAAAATACGGTGAAACCCAGGAGAAACGTGGCAAGCATCTCCATCCCGAGAGCTTGACCTGCGTTCATATCCACTGGGACCTTCAGAGAAGCAATTTACGATGGATCGATAACATTGAGTggatttttttaagttgaaatatgcattttatgttttgtacTTTATTTGATATATAAGGCTTTTATTGCTCATATAGTATGATATAGAATATGGAGCTCAtatttgagggggaaaaaactactttattttattcagaggtccaaaatgaattaaattattcagtttgatgcagatgctgatattttaATGGCCAAAAAGTCAAATGAAATTCTAGCAGCTTGCgatgtaaatcagtgagatcttaCAGACTtcttacagaaaataaatgtaaatatcagttgtcactccATCTCTGAATAATGTCATATTAAGATAATATTTAGATGAACAATAAACATCCCTAAAACCTGATATatcatatttgatttaaaatatcatattttacactcaaattatatatatgttgcttcagtccagtaagtgttccTCTTGATAAAAAGTGTTCCTCAAGATATGTTTACTTTAGAGTCAGATTTCAGAGAATCCCTGAAGggagacatttttaaaaactataataaaaggccttttacttgataaaaaaaaatgcataaacgaTCAATCCGATGACACAAGGtatggtttcactttattttgatagtccactttagacattctactaactgtAAGATTTTtccaactacatatcaactaactctcattagggCATAGTAGACTgataggttagggttagggttagggttagggttagcagAATAAATGCACTTTCAAAGTTACTTATAATAAGCAGAATGTCTGTTGGGGGACTGCCAAAATTAAGTattagcagatattaagcagactgtctactaatactctaatgactgctagttgacatgtactAGTTACTTATAGTTAGCAGACTGTCTAAATCAGACTgtcaaaataaagtgcaaccgaaggGATGCAGATTGTGTGCAGCGGGTTTGCtcatttagaggccttagaaatgtGTGTATGAAATATGAAGGGTTAATAGCcttaaaatcagtgggaaattccAGGCTGAAAAAAGCCTGACCCTAAAATCTGACAAGTGTATATGTATGTAGTTCCAGGACAAAATATGAGTATGTTGATCCGAACATGTCCCATGTGGTGAAAACCTCTGAACCTTGTTGATGAAGTTCTGTGCCGTGGTCTTCAGGGGCAGAGAGAGGTACATGAGGCCAGCCGCGAGGATCCCACCCAAACACTGGGCGAGCAGATACACCACAGCCCTCAACACATCCACCTTACGCATGGCCAACAGGGCCACAGTCACCGCAGGATTCACCTGACAACAGCAGAACACTTCCTTACGCCTTCAACTAACCATCCCACATGCATCCTCTAAgactttcattcattctttaaacAATTCCTTgcatttatttagcagatgcttttatccaaagcgacaaacTGCGCATTCAAGGTATCATTATGCATTtttgtgtttcctgggaattaaACCCATGAGCTTGATTGTGAACACTATGTTGAGTCAGAAGAACAAAGAAATAACTAAATCACATTTGTTTACCTGAGCCCCACTGATTTCACCAAAGCAATATCCCAGAACCACAGTCGCCATACCAGCAGCCAGTGCGGGGTAAATGGGCCCCGGGGAGGCCCCGTCCGGCCCCGGCACTAAAGAGCCCAACACAGCAGATACAAAGATCAGAGAACCAAGAGTTTCTGCCAGAATCCCCTGCCAGAACTGACGGCTCCTCAGCTCCTGGTGCGAGTCGACAGAAGAGACAGAGCCTGGGATCAATTCACTGCTTTAAGCaccattaaacattttcaaaaccagCAAGTAATTTATGCTCATTTACATGCATTATACACAAACACCTATATGCGGTTTACTGATGATATGAATGTTCATTTTCAAAATGGCCATAGGACAAAACCTACAATTCTTTAGTTAAAATTGAAGTCAATTTAACATACAATGACAATATATTGAtgcaaattattttgaaataaacttCTCCCATAACTGTTAGAAATGGCATactgttaaaatatgttttaatagatTTAGAGTAGCTAAACAATTAAAGATATTAAGATCACAATACCAACGTgagaatttgtatatatttaatgtaaaaaactttttatctGGCATTTCATCATAAGTTTGCCCTAAAACCGGAGCATTCGCACTGGATCCACATCAAATGGGACGCAAATGATATTGAATCTCCTTGCCATTCAGTGTCTGTCATATTAGTCCTTACCTCTTTTATAGCCATTCCAGGTGTGATGTTTTACAGTCCGTCTGTCTGTGCTGATGTTGGTGTGTGTTTGAGGACATGGGCTGGACTGAAGGGTGTCTTCTGTCAGAAAGAGCCTAATTAATTCCAGTGGAGGAGACTACAGGAGGCCCGGCACAAAGGGCTCACCGCCTCCCTCCGTCCCGCTACACTCTTAGCACTGCTCACGCGCTGGCAAACCTCAGCACAGCATGATCACAAACATTGGACATGTCAAGCTTTAATTCActataacaacaacaaccctTGGCAGCAGTCTCTAGATGCACACACTGGGGTTTTTTGGTTTATCGTTTTCTGCCACTGTTGGGTTTCAATGCCAACAACTTTCTATTATAAACCAATGCAAACACTAGGTGCGCACATGTATTATCCACCGTTTCTTTCCTTTCATCATCCTGCTTGTGAAGTACTGTGACCATCGCCATGGCGACAGCCTGATTCAGTTGCCATGACACCTATTATGATGCTAGACGGCTCTTTGAAGTGGCCTGTTTCAAATGAGCTAAACATGTAATCAGGACCTTCTGTTGGCCTTTAGTTCAATTCAGTCTGATTCATCAGATCAAATAAAGGCTGATAGAGCTTCATTCAAATGTGAATTATCTCTAGTAACACCATTTGCACTGCGCTCTTTTaacacttaatattttattttggcgcgacaatatattaaattaaaaccatGACACACTAAAAAACACACTGAAGAAGGCGTTCAGCCAAAACGTTTGCATTGCCCTACTGGTGATTAATGTGAAACCAATGTGttaaaccaatttgaaatgatttgagctttgtgacatggtgcattatcctgctggaagtagccatcagaggatgggcacatggtggtcataaagggatggacattgtcagaaacaatgctcaggtaggctgtggcatttaaacgatgcccaattggcactaagggccctaaagtgtgccaagaaaacatctccCACATCATTaaaccaccaccaccagcagtctgcacagtggtaacaaggcatgatggatccatgttctcattctgttcacACCAAATTCTGattctaccatctgaatgtctcaacagaaatccagactcatcagaccaggcaacatttttccagtcttcaattgtccaattttggtgagctcatgcaaattgtagcctctttttcctatttgtagtggagatgtgTAGTACACgttggggtcttctgctgttgtagcacatccgcctcaaggttgtgcgtgttgtggcttcacaaatgctttgctgcatacctcggttgtaacgattggttatttcagtcaaagttgctcttctatcagcttgaatcagtcgcccattctcctctgacctctagcatcaacgaggcattttctcccacaggactgccgcatatctagttattatagtattatttatagtgttgtcaaatcgattaatcacgaTTAGTCACATCCAAAGCTTCTTTATTAGCTGTCATATTTGAGATATttctatatatcttttttttttattacagtttgagtaattttagtatttcaacttaCTTTTGTCTGTCGATtagtttcatttgttttttttttaggttttcatctattgttttatatttctgtatgtCAGTTATTGACGGCCACCATGATAATACTACTATAATGCATGAATACTTTAACACTTAATTTAGTGTCATTAGATTGTGTAAGATGTTTGTAtttctctgtaaaaaataaaaaaataaaaataaaaaaataactatttctcttttttttttttttttgatctgtgTTGAAATTTGACCTGGACGTGTTCTTGAGTTTTTTTGAGTGTTACCCAAGGTCAATGATCAGTTGTGAAGAAAATGTGTAAACAATGCTGAAACAGAGGTTGCATACATCTGCAGCCTCTCAACATTCATCTCAACACACTTCTGGGGCAGCCATCCTGCAGGTCAGAGTGAAAGTTCAACTTCTCGGACTAGATCAAGGTCAGAACTGCCTTAGAGATGTCAGGGAGCCCGGAGTGTGTGTGCGTCCCATCCGTAATCCACTCCATGTTGGTGGTTTGTGGAGCTGTGATCCCATCTTTTGTGAACCTAAACCCGGTGTAGACCAGTGAGGGGAGGTCGATTTGACAGTGTAGAATGCTGACAccaacagtacacacacacacacacacacacacacacacacacacacacacagagcagccgGAACCGCACACAAGAGCAACACACAGCACCAAACTGCCAGCTAAGGGTTACTAGAAAAGAACAGGACAGAAGAGGCTAAAACAGGGTTAGTAAGAGTGATAGACAGCTCGAGCAAGATAAAGAGATTTCAAGTATTTGGAAACTAGCCTAAGTGGATGATGTTTGTGTTGTCCTTGTGTCAAACAAATGCCACTTTTTTATCTTAtcttaattctgactttttcgtGCTGTTCTGATAAGAAAAGTTTGAATTGTaagtcacaattgcaagaaaaagagaaaaaaggtgaACTCTGTGAAATAAAAGTCATCTTTTTATTCCGtgtcagaaacaagcttccagTCGCATCAGAACTCAAACTCTAAAACGTGTGAAATTCCATAGGGTTCAAATGATAGAAAACTGCACGAGCAgaattattaattacaaaacCACATGAAAGTCTCTGAAATGCTGGTTATGTAGGATTTGCAAATTAAAACAATGACTACAATATAGGCCTATGAAAGTTATTTGTGTACTTAAAGGTAAGTGATTTTTCAAGTACATTTGTAGAGTAAAATGTGAACACTTAGAATTGCtattatgcatatttttcagGGTCATCACTAAAATTCACCAGAGCCCAGGataatatatatatggatattgAGAACAAGGACATGATATCATATTTAGAAATGACATAAATTAcgttatttattaaatgaaacaaatgcaGTAAGACTCTAAAAGTGAAGTTCCAGATATGTCAAAGGAGATGGTCCTGGTCTCCAGTAAAGAGAGCAGCAGGCCCAGCTGGGACAGACAGCAGCCTGAGCTGAAGCATGTGCTGCAGACACCGGCGCTCCGGGGAGCACCCGCTCCGATCACCTGCTGCTCgcggccaacacacacacacaaaaaaaaagacatgaaactacacatacatatatacacaaacccaattccaaaaaaaacaaattgtgaataaaaacagaattcaatgatgtggaagtttcaagtttcaatattttattcagaatacaacatagatgacatatcaaatgtttaaactgagaaaatgtatcattttaaagttgattttacatttcataacatcaacacatctcaaagaAGTTGGGAccaggccatgtttaccactgtgtggcatcccctcttctctTTTCTGCAAACGTCTGGGACAAGTtggtcaagtttaggaataggaatgttgtcccatacTTGTCTAATACtggcttctagttgctcagctgtcttaggtcttctttgtcacatcttcctctttatgatgcacccaATGTtgtctatgggtgaaagatctggactgcaggctggccatttcagtacccggatccatCTTCTACGCGGctttgatgttgtaattgatgcagtatgtggtctggtattgtcatgttggaaaatgcaaggtcttccctgaaagagacgacgtctggatgggagcatatgttgttcttgaacttggatatacctgtcagcattgatggtgtctttccagatgtgtaagctgcccatgccaaacacactcatgcaaccccataccatcagagatgcaggcttgaACAGAGTGgatgaactgagcgctgataacaacttgggttgtccttgtcctctttagtccgcaTGAAATGGcgacccagttttccaaaaagaactccAAATTTTGGTCCGTCGGACCACAAAACAGTTTtacactttgccacagtccattttaaatgagccttggcccagagaaaacgcctgcgcttcttgaccatgtttagatatggcttcttttttgacctatagagttttagctggcaacagcaaatggcacggtggattgtgttcacagacaatgttttctggaagtattcctgagcccatgtgttgatttccattacagaatcattcctgtatgtgattcagtgccgtctaagggcctgaagatcaagGGCATCCAGGATGGTTTTCATCACAGTCCCGGATGaagccgatgactgtagtgttgCCTGCAATCTTCATGAGCTTGACAGAGTCAtgaagggagaagagcagtggggagagcacATAACCCTGGGGGACACCGGTGCTGAATCTGATGGTGTGGCTGTTTTACTAATTTCCCCATTCTCACTAGCTGTTGCCCATCTTGTCAGAAAGCTGGCGAAGCACTGTTGTTTGATGAAAACTGGCTTTCCAGCTTTTTAAAGTAGCTCCTCTTAACCACTCTCAACTCTTTTGTCAGTGTATTCCTGGTCTGTTTATACAAGACTCAGGCCAAAGAGGGTGTATACAGGAGCGGGCACAGACAAAGCGGTCTGAGCTTTGCTGTTAACCACAGTTTATCATTGTTGTATGTCAGATAAGTCTTGGCAGGAAGGCACATATCCTTAGAAACTGATGTTTGATGTTACGTCTCTGCACACATTAAAGATTAGCAGACAAAATGTCAGTTCATTAAGCTCGTAAAAGAAGTCTCCTCCATTGTCATCCATTCAAAACACTAAAGCTGCTTCCGCATATATACGGTTTGAATAGGTACTGTATTTGAATTGCTTACTATTTTCAATAGCTATAATAAAGTAACAAGTTGGAATAAGAACTTTTTAACCATTAAAAGGCACagtgtttttcataaaatataactagctcaatattaactttttttttgttgaattacTATAGAAAAGTTATCTCTGCAATCATGGGAAGTGCTGATGTTTGGAGCATTCTTGCTTGAATTATTGCTTAAACATATTAAACTTCATTACCAGACTCAATTCAGTTTATACAAATGTAGGAGACAAGTTTTCGTCTACTAGATGTGGGTTTATTTCCGCTTACAGTACATTCTACAGATGCACGTGTGTTACATTACCTTGAAACAACATGGTCATTTAATGTCGCCTCTTAAAAACGATATATTGGTCCTAAAAATATAGAAAGGAACAAATGTAAAGTcacaaaaactgtacattattAAAAATTCACTAGACACCACATTTGGTTGAGTTCTCTCATACGGTCTTCGGTTTTacagtctgtaaaaaaaaaagaaagaatagcaAATATGTCACCCTTCAAAGTGATTGATGCACTTCTTACTGCACGAATCCAGTTCAGTGTATGAAAGCCTGGGAAATGAACATGTATAGTGTGCTCTACTGTACTCCTCGAAAAACTGAATGCGAGTTTGTAGGAGGGGAACCCTTTTGTGTCAGTTACACCAGTAATAATACAAGGCATTTTCATTTGAGAAAGCATGGTTTATGTTAAAAGACAATTTCCTTTTTAAGGGAGTTGGTCCaggttcaaacacacacatacgcataattaaaacacataaaacagtcTAAACATTTGAGGATGTGATGGTTTCAGAAACCCTACAAACTGCCATGTTCATAAAAACCAAGAGCAAAGCAGATCAATCATACTGAAGAGACAGCAAAGATATTGTTCTGTTGAAAAACAAAACTATACTGCCATAAGTACGCACATATCCTTTCCATATAAACCAATATCAATAGTCTAaggtttttttcccccacagacaATAATCAAAAATCAAGCAAAAGCTTTGAATCTAGCTAGCAGAGCTTAAAAACAAGAAAGTTATCATTGTAACAGTTCTGCTGCAGGCATTACATCAGATTTCCTTATGAATAAACACTGATTTCTTTCTGGGTTTGGGGGCATGACAGAAAAATGTACCTAGTAAAAGATGGCAGCCGTCCAGTTTATAAGACCAATACTCTAGAAGCAAAAGATGTGATGAGTTACACATGATAAAGTATGTTTACTGGCCATTTCATGAGTCACCATACATCTCTCTACGACGTGGTCTGTACAGAATCACTACAGTCTATTGCTATTAAATAATCCAGACTATTATTTTCTGTctttaagtgtatatatatatatagtatatactaaAAAATATACTGAGGAAATTGCTTCTAGTCTCGAAAGCACAAGTTACATTTTCAATCGAGGGGACACAGGTGGTCCACGACCTGTACATTATGGAGCAGAAGGCTTCAAATATAATGGTTGAAAGGGTGAGATCGTCCTGATAGAGGTGTGTCTGTGACACGTGACATCAAGTGTGACCCGATCAAGTCCTGAAGAAGTACCTCTACTCCGAAGGAGTGACAGACGAAGCTGAATAGGAGACGTTTATGCACCGTAATACCAGGTGATGGAGAAATGCTTTAACCTTATCAATGTGGGCGAGGGGAACAAACAGTTAATTGTAAAACAACAGAACATATCTATACATATATCTACACGTGTATGCATACAGAGACTGGAGGACTGGCTCTCCAGACAGTTTTTAGTAGTAATG
This window of the Carassius auratus strain Wakin unplaced genomic scaffold, ASM336829v1 scaf_tig00003633, whole genome shotgun sequence genome carries:
- the LOC113070254 gene encoding aquaporin-4; this encodes MAIKEELRSRQFWQGILAETLGSLIFVSAVLGSLVPGPDGASPGPIYPALAAGMATVVLGYCFGEISGAQVNPAVTVALLAMRKVDVLRAVVYLLAQCLGGILAAGLMYLSLPLKTTAQNFINKVPVDMNAGQALGMEMLATFLLGFTVFSVEDQRRREVNEPGNLAIGFAVTTAIFIAGRFSGASLNPARSLGPAIILGYWEHHWVYWIGPILGAVLAGVCHEFIFAPSASRQKLVACLTCKDIEIVEMASVSRSSLSTVTQSAMRNKQSNKLEHS